The sequence ATTGAGTCATGCAGGATTATATTGTCTGTACAGATTCAGGTAGACTTGCTAAGAAACTGTACTCATACTTAAAGAAACAGTCAGATATCAACTgaatccctcttttttttcctgagggagAACACAGGCATGTTTATAAGATCTGTATTAGTTTGAGCTACATGAGGTAACCCTTTCTAGGTAATGTTGGAGTTGACTGATCAGagagcacacccccccccccccccccccattttcatGATATTGTTAAGTAATAGCCTGTCACTTTTAAGCGCTCCCACAATTCTGTGTTCAGAGGAAGGCTCTCACTACTGCTGAATCAGGTTTTCCTGTTCAGTTCTTTCAGAAAAACCATTTTCTGCCTTTGGTTCTGATTTGGTTTATAGCTGTCCACATGTCACTCTGAATGTGCAGACTCTGGACATCCTCTACTCGTCCCATCAATAGTCTGTGTCTTGCAAGATATAATGGATCAAGCCTCTGTGACTATTGGCCagaagcattttcattttccctttgaTCCAACAGAgccagttttcatttttcagcatCCTTTGACACTAGCTGAGAGGAAATGACTCTTGAAGGAACAAGTCTGCAACACTTAAATGATGCACATGAGTGTGGCCGAGAGGCAAAGTGAGCTCCGTGGAAGCACAGACCATCTCAGccctctgcccacagcaggagCACCAGTGGCCATAGCCACTGTATAACCATTTGCCATATCCCTGCACTGTTCTCCAAGGGATAGCCTGTCTCTTAAATTATTTAACTGactctttaaaaaagcaaatggcAATCGAATAGGCATACCTATCGCAATATGAATTCAATTCTAAAACAGATATTCCAGAGACTTCACAAAGCAGAGATGCcatttcaagtattttaaaactgtcaATACTCtcccagaaagaaaaactgaaaagaggTGTTATCAGTTAAACTTCTGATCAAACCActcctttctcaaaaaaaaaaacaaccaaaccccagGTAACTCACCCTGCAGTCTGCATTCTATAGCAGTTTTTTAACATGTTCATCACTTCCAGAGTTTAAAGCTATGGGCTCGATCTTATTCATCACTCAGGCAGTGCCAAGGGCAGTGTGTATTAAGTAGAATGACCTTTCATACACAAAAGCCAATTTTGGGTATTATTAATGCAGCCCTTTTCAATTGTTACATTTCCTCAGGGATTTCAGTCTTGATAAACCTTGGACTAACAGCCTACAAAATTCAgtctaaaagcaaaaccaaatctGCTGCCCAGGAACAACAAGAGATGCAAGTATAAGGTAGCAAAAATTGTGCCATTTGCAAAGACTTTACAAGCTCCTGAAATTGCTGCAGCAATTTGGGAAACAAATTAATTCTGCTTTTCGCTAGAATCAAAAGCAAAGTTCATCACTTCAGAACCAGGTGTTTTTCCAAAATCTGACTGGAGCAAGAAGTAGGCAGTCTGGTTTCAACACCTCCAAGCACATAGGGTGCTATCAGCATCAGTTCTTGTTTGCACACTCTCAAACAAGGTACTCTAGAAGCCAGGCAGATAAATCAATTATATGGAATGCAGACACAGCAACCTCAATTTGAACAACATTATTAAAGGGgagttcaatttaaaaaaagagttaTATCCAAGTGTTAGGATTCAATATTGATGTAAATCAGTAAAAATTAATAAGCTTCACATAGGCAACCCTTTCTATTTCCTGGGAGAAAAGCTGCTCAGTGAGAGAGCACGTATCATTAATGCCTATACTACTTAAATATAAGGAACTATAGGCAACTATATATATGATAGTCTTTATATACAACCATAGTGTTATGTAAAACGATACATCTCTATCTATATGTAACACTAGTCTTTTTCTTTCAGGACTGGACCCTGCTCAACCTTATTTTCAAGGCACTTCAATTGAAGTCAGACTGGATAAAACTGACGCAGAGTTTGTTGACATTATTCACACAGATTCAGCCCCCACAATCCCCCACTTAGGTGAGTATTCAGCTCTACTGTATTAATACCAAACTATTTATGCCCTGTAGTAGTTAAGTACCCTAATCATTCATCGAGATGTGCTGGGTCGTGCACAGACACAGAACAGCTACACCATGCTGATCATTAACAGCTCATATACTGAAATACCAAGCACAGACAAACTTCAAGCCAGTCATGAGACAATATTCATTTAAAACGTGCTTACCCCTGCTTCAAATGCTTCAGGTTTTGGCATAAGCCCAGCTATAGGACATCTTGACTTTTATCCAAACGGAGGAAAGCAAATGCCAGGGTGTGGGAAGAACCCCGTTTCACAGATCGTAGATCTTGATGGCATCTGGGAAGGTAAGTATGTTGATTACATTACAGATTCAGGGGAAGGTCACCCCTCACAACTTAACTTGTCTTAATTCAGGTGTTTTGCATTACCTTTTGGTGTGTCCACCAGCAATGGCAGCAGCAGAGTGTACTGAAACCGATAATATGCTCAAAACACACCATTTTCCAGAGCtgattcaaaaataaataagacaAAGGGTTTGCCTCTGGAAAATATGCCTCCTCTGGAGTATTTAATAGCAGAAACAAAAGTGACTGAAACCGTGCCAAAGATTTTGAAGGCTCTGTAACAACACATTTCACTTTGTTTCTATTTAGTTGCCCAGCAGCAGTACTGGGTGGAGTAGGACAACGATGGGCACAGCTACTTCTGTTAGGGTATCTTCAGCTGCAATTCTTCTCTGATagagcaattaattttttttttttttaattacctatTACAGTCTGGGTTGCATTAAAGCAACGTCACTGAGTCTATTTTTAGTCAGCTAAAAAAGGATTGGCATGTAGCTGCTCAAAGACACTGTTCTTTGTTGGTTTACATGGTTCTAATAAAAGCTCTAAGTATTAGAAAATTCTATGTgtctttataaaattaaattgcatataacattaaaaaaaaccaacccaaaccaagaCTTCTGCTGTGAAGATTTTTCTGTATATTATCCGAGCTCTTTCTTACATTACTGCAAACACCTTAAACTCTGGGAATCCATGAATTTATTTGTGATAACTAGACTGTTTCTCCAGGTTTTATTCAATGCAGCTGGaggcattactttttttttttttcttttttggtggaGTAAACTTCTTATCAATAATAGGCAATTACTGCACAAAGAACTAACTGTGTTGTATATGATCTTCTTTTTAACCTAAAGTCGGGAAAATAAAGGcaatacaaaggaaaataatatattcattattttaattttaagagtCTCCCTTCTTTAAGCACCccccaaataataataattctgttTTGAAGTCCTCAGCTGGAGCGAATCAGCATTGCCCTAGGAAGTTCACTGTTAAATACTTttcatttggttttcttttgttatgGTAATGCATCTGTTGCCTACAAAAGACCTGCTTCATGCAGTTCTCACTTCTATTGTGAAACTCAGTCAGATTGCTTGAATAAGTGTTtgggagaggaaggcagaggctgggctgggctgcatAGTGGGTCTCCACAGAGCATTTCAGGTTTATATTTTATACCTGTTGAGTCAGTGACATTCCTTAGAGCATCAATTCATTGCAGAAACAAGCTTCAAACCTTACGTTTGATGTTCCACAAATTGTGACGTGGTCTTTGAGGAGGGATGATGCATTCCAATGACATGGCAAGGGCTGTGCCAGTAGCTTTCCTCTAATGGTAGTAGAAAGGAAGAACTAACCTGGGAGCATCTTTCCACAGGAACTCGGGACTTTGTGGCTTGCAATCATTTGCGGAGTTACAAGTATTACTCTGACAGTATTATCTACCCCGATGGATTTCTAGGCTATCCTTGTGCTTCATATGATATTTTTGAAACAGTAAGTATTTCTCAGAGCTTCAGGATGGACCGTATCAAAAATAGCGGCCCTTACCTATACATCTGAAATTGTTTATTTATGTTAGCTTTGCACCAGACAAGTGCACCTGTAAGAGAAGTATCAGACATCCCAAAGTATTACAGCTCGTGCAGCTGACATGGGCCAAAGTAGGACAAGGCAACAGCAAAACAGGGACATCCCTGGTTCTGTGGTGATGTGACAGCCCTGAGGTACTACTGGAGGTAGTGTGGCTTCCCCAGGCCTGCTCTGCTGCATCAAGCTGGGTAAGGAGGAGAGCCTGTCCCTGTAATCACCAAATATACTCATCACAGTGAGTGGGATCCCATATTGTAGCAGGCAAGCTTTAAAACACAGCTTAAATGTTGTCTGTTCAAAACAAGAAGTAAAATAATATGTGGTGACCTGATGGGGTCAGTCCATGATCGAAGTACTTTGGTGACTTAAGATGGCCTCAGGGACAAAGAACAATGGTTTACAGACCAAGGTCAGGAAGCCCTTCCCTGTCCTGGACTGGGAGATAGGGAACCACAGCACGGAGGCAATGGGCTCATCATATCCTACAGGCAGCACAGACAGAATTGTAAACTTACATAGTGCTTAGATTGACCTTTACGCGTTCTGAGCAGCTGATACAGATCACACCTCCATCACTTTGGGAGAACGTGAATACCTATTTCTGCCACCATAGCAGAAAGCTGCTTTCATGACAAAAAATAGCTTTGTTTGCAAGACAAAGCTTTTCTTGATCCAACCTGAAGGTATAAGGAGACATCATTCTTTCTCATCAGTTGTTGGGAAGGAGACTGACACCTCCCTGCTCCAGTTCAAGACTACTCAAGGATGTGATTGATGTGGCTGGACTGAGCTAAAtggcacaagaaaaaaacagatagTCCTGAAAAATCAAAGCCTTTGAGAAAGCTTATGGCTAGCTTATATCCTCTTTCTCAAGTCACAGATAGTCCTGAAAAATCAAAGCCTTTGAGAAAGCTTATGGCTAGCTTATATCATCTTTCTCAAGTCACAGAAAGGGTTACTTGAAATTTGTTGTTGCTGTGATATAGGGCCAGTTAGGCAGATACGTTAAAAATAAGTCctatgactaattttttttttcttggctggcTGGATAATTTTATTAATAGATATATTTGTTTTCACTAGGAAAACTGTTTCCCATGCCCAAAAGAAGGATGCCCAAATATGGGTCACTTTGCAGATAAATTCAAGGGTAAAATTAAAAACGATTTCCTGAAACTTTACCTGAATACCGGAGAGGCCAAGGATTTTGCTCGTGAGTTTCGATTGCTTCCATTGCTATCTACTCCTTGTAAacaaaccttttcattttcttgctttacaattaattttaacagACGAACAGGTCTCACAGCAGTGAAATGGGTCTTCAGTCCTTcatgccttttccttttttgctctAACACTAGTGCCCAGCTTTGGACCGTCTAGCAGAAGAAAGATGTTGACAAACTACAGAGTAGATAGCGGAGGTCACCGAGATGTTTAGTGCTCTGCGCTATAACGTGCAGGGAGAAAAGAGCATAGGCAATGCACAGAAGTTGAAGCaaggaaatttctttttaaatagtatGAAAATTACTGTTACAATGACTGGTTAAATCCAGGAAGAGGTGTTCAGAGAAACTGGGAAATCTCAATCTTTGGAGGTGTTCAAAACTCCATTCAACAAAGGCAAGAGGATCATGGCTGACTTTGCTTTGAGAAGGGGATGGACCAGATAATCTCCTTTACAACCTAAGTTATCCTAAATGACAGCTCTTCCTTCACATTTATTAACAAGAATCAGagggagaagagctgcttttgcTAATTGTGGGCTAGAAGAAACTTCCCACCCACAAAAATCAGTTTCCCTGagcttcagaatttttttacACTCCTTCTACACTGATATTCTGGTATGTATCAATTTCTATTCATAACACCTCATCCTTTCCAATTTTATTGGATGTGAAAACCTTCATGGTCAAAATACTGAGGTCTACATTGGGTTACCATGTTATtgactagctttttttttttttttttttcttgtcccagAAAGTACTGGGAAATGTCTACCCATTTCTCTTGTTGATCTCATTAGGACACAATAATAGATCTGActcactggatttttttatttgttttgcatgGTTATAACCCAGAGAAGAACAAGGAGCACAAAGATTCATGTGTGAGAGCACTGTGTTAACCCCTTTGAGTCCAGACAGCTTGTAATGTAGACTTGAACTGAAAGTGAAGGGCAGTGatagttttcttttgctttcaacTACAGTgtacagactgaaaaaaaccccaaaacctaagaCTTGATATTTTGGAGACTGTTTCTTCCTGGGTACAATCTAACTTACCATATTTCTTCTGCGTAGTTTGGAGGTACAAAGTAACCGTGACCCTCTCTGGAAAGCGTAAAGTAAAAGGATATGCAAATATTGCCCTGTATGGAAGTGGTGGGAACACAAGGCAGCATCAGATCATTGAGTAAGTTAAAAATTCAACAGAAAAGAAACTTCTCTCCTAGAACATTTAATTCATGTTTTTacttaatatttctgtttaaactgATCTTATATTAGAGATCACATTCTACGCCCTATATAAATGCAGCGACAGTTCACTCACTCTGGGTTTACATTTGAAGGGAGAAGGTCAGAATGCAGGATTCGAAAATGTTAGAATTTGGTGTTGCTTGTTTACTGTCCCACTAAGATCTTGCTGGACCTACACTAGCAGAGTTCTGATCTTTTTGTCTTTCACAGGCTTTCAGAATGTTGCTGCCGCAGCCGCTTACAGATGAACTTGCCTCATGATTTACTTAAAAATCTACTTTCTGTTGCTCATAACTTTGCCTGCTTAACTGAAGCTGCTTGTTTGCctcatgtgttttttttcttgtttgcatttttcttctttgtttcaattaaaagatctgaaatgatgaaaaataGGGAGAAGGCTTTCTGAGGtaggttttgggttttattttctagttttgttttttgtttattgaCAACTGTGTCACTTCCACTTTTCCAAGAAGGACTCCACATCTTCACATGTAGCAGCAGGTGTTTGCTATGAGCTGATCCCAGTTTGCAGGCACCCATGCTTTCACCTGAGATGAGTCTGCCAGTACTGAATGCACTCCAGCACTCTCTAGCTGCGTTTTGCAAGCCCTGTGTCAATGCAATTGCTGgaattgaacttttttttcccccctccccataaAATCCTGCTCTAACCTACCAGGCACCACTGTGAAtccagcaaagaaacaaaaaggcaaaggGATTTTGTCCTGTCTCTCATTACTTCCACTACCATAAGCCTTTTAATATGGAGGAGAATAAACATCCTCCTCTGAAGGTAGATGAATGAGAAAGTGCAAAGCTAGGGGAAGCAATAAAAATCCTGTCTTTCTTATGAAGTTGGTTAAACCACAAGAAGAGGTTTCCTCTGGGTGGTTCTGCTGggtcctctgcttttttttcccccctcctgtATGTCTCAGGTCATGTTTACAATCACAGTTCTGCAGTGATAAAGGCATTTCACATTCAAATGTCTCTTGACTTCATACAGCAGGGGTAAATTTAAGAAAGTAACCTTTCACCTTCAGAGCATGGGGATGGttaagggaaaagggaagggccAGAAAAGCACTGGCTCATATTCAATAAGAAGTAGTAGCTGAAGCCATTACCAGTCTCAGACTGCTGCCATTTAGAACTTGCTATATTGATGCAATGTGAAATAAGTAGCCAGATCATAAACTACAGTTACCCAAGAGCAGATGCACATTTGACTCAGCCACGGTGCTGCACGTGTGGGAATCTCTGCTAGAGAGCCAGGCCAAACAGTTGGTGGATAATCCTTTCGGCCATCCAAAACAAATCCAACAGCTGTATCATATAAATTAATtaacattaaatgaaaattttatttatgtgCAAAAACCCTGCCTACGTAAGCAACAGGGAGCAAGCTCTACCTCCTCCACAGGGATCATCCTGTAACTGGGTCTTCATTGTGAGGTGTGACTGCAGTATGTCAGACCTACCTTCCTTTGCTTCTTCTGACAAACACTCATTTGGGATACATTACGTTGGAAAATTTGCAATAATATTGTTAACATATCATATGTTAAATATTATCTCTCCACTAACTTGCTAGTGCAGCCAATCTGTTGACAGGACTTGTAATGAATATTAAACACTAGCATGCCTCACATCCATACAATGTTATTTTTCACAGGGGAACCCTCCAGCCAGACAACACTTACATAAGCTTCATTGATGCAGAAGTTAACATTGGAACAGCTACAAAGGTTAAATTTCTTTGGAACAACAAACAGTTAAATCCAACTTTTCCTAAACTAGGAGCTGCAACTATCACAGTACAATCTGGAGCAAATGGAACAGAGTAAGTATATCCACTGCAAAAATCTTGAAAGTTAGTTGGGAAGATAGGTGACAAAATTATATGTTGGGTGAAAGCATTTTCATAAGAAAAGCTATTTaaagctttaacaaaaaaaaaaaaaaaaagagtctcaAGAAAACCTTTCACTTCCTTCCTTTCAAGACACTCTTCATCCACAGTTCAGTTCACTACTACTTCAACCATTTACCTTCAATAACttcaaagaaaaacttaaaatatttccaGGCTTCAGAAGAGCAAACTTCCTGTACAACCCTTGGGGTGAGAAAAATTAGCATTGGCTTAGATTATCAGCATCATTCTTGCCAAGTTCCTACCATCCCCAAGAACTGGTTATCTGTGTCTGCGCTTGCATTAGCATGTCTGGTTCGCTGTCAGCTGGAACCAGCAGAAATTGTCCATCGATAATGATGGTCCCTGAGATCATAATTGACATAAGAGGATAGTAAATCTACCCTTGCAATGAGCACTTAAAAGACTACATACAAAGTTGGGGGAAAGAGACCAAAACTGATTTCTCTAGATATTGTGGAATATGGCTTGGATGTTCAGATTACAGAATTATGATTCACTGATCCCATTT comes from Athene noctua chromosome 5, bAthNoc1.hap1.1, whole genome shotgun sequence and encodes:
- the LOC141961512 gene encoding inactive pancreatic lipase-related protein 1-like; this encodes MLGIWILALFLLSTAEGKEVCYERLGCFSDDIPWSGTAERPVHKLPWDPEKIDINFLLYTRKNPTVFQRISAVDASTIAYSNFNASRITRFIVHGFIDNGEENWLSDMCKRMLTVEDVNCICINWTRGAKCQYTQASNNVRVVGAEIAYFINVLMEKYSYSPADVHIIGHSLGAHAAGEAGRRRPGIGRITGLDPAQPYFQGTSIEVRLDKTDAEFVDIIHTDSAPTIPHLGFGISPAIGHLDFYPNGGKQMPGCGKNPVSQIVDLDGIWEGTRDFVACNHLRSYKYYSDSIIYPDGFLGYPCASYDIFETENCFPCPKEGCPNMGHFADKFKGKIKNDFLKLYLNTGEAKDFALWRYKVTVTLSGKRKVKGYANIALYGSGGNTRQHQIIEGTLQPDNTYISFIDAEVNIGTATKVKFLWNNKQLNPTFPKLGAATITVQSGANGTEFRFCGSETVREDVLQTLTAC